The window GTTCATCTCAATTCCTTTTCCGAGCGGCAGGGACATGCTCGGCAGGCTGTGACCGCAGACCACGTTCATAATCGCGGGTTTGTGCTCCGGCACGAGAAGTCCTTCAAACACCTGCCCCAGCGTCAGCGATTTTTCCGGATGCTCAGCGTTGCAGTCGGTAAAACCGCCAAGGATGATTCCGGCGCAGTCTTTGAATTTCCCCGCCATTTTCAGGTGGTTCAGCATGCCGTCTATGCGGTACGGCTCCTCACCCACGTCCTCAAGAAACAGAATCCTGTCCTTGGTGTTGATTTCATAGCAGGTTCCGAGCGAAGACGATACAAGCGACAGGTTTCCGCCGGTTAAAATTCCTTTTGCACATCCGCCGACAAGCGTTTTCATCGGCATATTGTCCGGATTATGCAGTTCACCCAGTTTTTCGCCGAACAGCACTTTTTTCAGGCTGTTCATGGTGTATTCATCCACGCCCCCGTACAGCTCCGTCGAGGGCATGGGGGTATGGTAAGTGACAAATCCGCATTGCTGGTTCAAAACAATATGCAGTGCGGTAATATCGCTGTATCCGCAGAAAAATTTCGGATGTCTGCGGATCATGTTCCAGTCGATCAGGTTCATCAGGCGCTGCGCGCCGTATCCGCCGCGGATACACAGAATCCCGTCAATTTCGCTGTCGGCGAACGCGGCGTTGATGTCGTCCGCGCGCAGCCGGTCGCTTCCGGCCAAATAACCGTTCGCCCTGCGGCAGCTTTCGAAAATAACGGGTCTTAGTCCAAGTTCTTCCACCGCCGTTACAGCCGGGCCGAAGCGTTCCGGCGAAACCGGGCCGGCCGGGGCGATCAGCGCGATGCGCGCGCCCTCGAACAATGGCTTTGGGGTCAACATGCTATCCCTCCAATGATTTTCGATATTCTTCAATTTCAGGTTCGTTTGCCAATACAAAATGACCCGGCTCAATTTCGCACCAAACCGGTTTGTTCACGGAATAGTCGTGCATTTCCGGATCATACACGATCAATTGCTTGTTTTTCTCCGCGGCCGGGTCAGGCAGCGGAATTGCCGAAAGAAGCGCGCGGGTGTAAGGATGCAGCGGGTGAGCAAACAACTGTTCCGTTTCAGCCAGCTCGACCAGCACCCCTTTGCGAATAACCGCGATGCGGTCGGAAATAAAACGCACCACCGAAAGGTCGTGAGCGATAAACAGATAGGTCAGACCGTGCTTTTTTTGCAGCTCAGAAAGCAGGTTCAGTACCTGTGCGCGGATGGAGACATCCAGCGCGCTGATCGGTTCGTCGGCAATGATGAAATCCGGCTGCATAATCAGCGCCCGCGCAATGCCGATACGCTGCCGTTGCCCGCCTGAAAATTCATGCGGAAACCGGCTGGCGAATTCGGGCAGCAGACCCACATCGGTCAGTGCCTTGTCGACTTCTTCCCGGCGCTGCGCTTCACTCAGATGCCTTCCGCTGTTGAAAAGGCCCTCCGAAACAATATAGTCCACTTTGGCGCGCTCATTCAGACTCGCCATCGGATCCTGAAAAATCATCTGAATCCGGCGTGTCAGTTCGCGGTCCAGTTCCTTTGAAATAGTTCCGTTTATTTTTTTGCCCTTGTAAAGAATATCGCCGCCGGCGGTCGGGTTAATGCGGATGATTGAGCGGCCGATGGTCGTTTTCCCCGAACCGGATTCACCCACAAGGCCGAAGGTTTCACCTTCGTAAATCGTGAAGCTTACACCGTTCACGGCGACAAATTTCTGTTTTCTTGTACCGAAAGTAACTTCAAGGTTTTTCACTTCGAGCAGCGGAGTTTTTTGCTCTGTCTCAGACATCTTCGTTCACCCCCTGGTGCAGTTTTGCAATAATCTCAGGCGGGTCCACTTTGGGCGAACGCGGGTCCAAAAGCCATGTGCGCGCCTTGTGGGTGGGGCTGATATCAAAGTACGGCGGGCGCTTGACAAAGTCAATTTTCAGTGCGCGGGGATTGCGCGGCGCGAATGCGTCCCCTTCAATGTGCGTGAACAGGTTCGGCGGGGCGCCTTTGATAGAATACAGGTTTTCGCCCTTGATGCCGAGCTGCGGCAGAGAGGAAAGTAAAGCCCAGGTGTAGGGGTGGCAGGGAACATAAAATACTTCTTCGCATTTCCCGATTTCAACAATGTCGCCCGCGTACATAACCGCAATGCGGTCCGCCACGTTGGCGACGACCCCGAGGTCATGCGTGATATAGATTGTAGTCAAATCATATTTCGTTTTTAAATCCTTAAGCAGTTTTAAAATCTGTGCCTGTATGGTTACGTCCAGCGCGGTGGTGGGTTCGTCGCAGATCAAAATTTTCGGCTTGCACGCAATAGCGATGGCGATGACCACACGCTGGCGCATTCCCCCGGAAAACTCATGGGGATACTGGTGAATTCGGTTTTCCGCGTCGGTGATGCCCACATCCTCTAAGATCGAAACCGCCGCCGCTTTCGCTTCGGCTCCTTTTAATCCCTGATGAAGTTCAATCGCCTCGCAGATCTGAAAGCCGATGGTTTTGAGCGGGTTCAGGCTGGTCATCGGGTCCTGCAGCACCATGGCAATTTCTTTGCCGCGTACCCCAAGCCATTCCTTTTCGGTCTTAAACTTGCTTAAGTCCTGACCTTTATAGAGAATTTCACCACTTGTAATGGCGCCGTTTGCGTCGAGAAGTCCCATAAACGTTTTGACCAGAACGGATTTTCCGGAACCGGATTCCCCCACGATGGCAAGGCTTTCACTTTTGTATAAATCAAGCGATATTCCGCGGATAGCGTGCAGAATCCGTCCGCGAAGGTCGAATTTCACTTCAAGGTTCCTTACGGATAAAACTACTTCCTGTTCCATGATTCAGCCTCCTTAAACATGATTTTTCGGGTCGGACGCGTCCGCAAACGCATTGCCGATGATATAAAATGAGATGGTGACCACGGAGAGCGCGATGGAGGGGAAGAACAGCTGGTACCGCAGCGCGGCGGAAGTCATCAGTACGCGTCCCTCATTGATGAGGTTGCCG of the uncultured Caproiciproducens sp. genome contains:
- a CDS encoding ATP-binding cassette domain-containing protein, with amino-acid sequence MSETEQKTPLLEVKNLEVTFGTRKQKFVAVNGVSFTIYEGETFGLVGESGSGKTTIGRSIIRINPTAGGDILYKGKKINGTISKELDRELTRRIQMIFQDPMASLNERAKVDYIVSEGLFNSGRHLSEAQRREEVDKALTDVGLLPEFASRFPHEFSGGQRQRIGIARALIMQPDFIIADEPISALDVSIRAQVLNLLSELQKKHGLTYLFIAHDLSVVRFISDRIAVIRKGVLVELAETEQLFAHPLHPYTRALLSAIPLPDPAAEKNKQLIVYDPEMHDYSVNKPVWCEIEPGHFVLANEPEIEEYRKSLEG
- a CDS encoding ABC transporter ATP-binding protein gives rise to the protein MEQEVVLSVRNLEVKFDLRGRILHAIRGISLDLYKSESLAIVGESGSGKSVLVKTFMGLLDANGAITSGEILYKGQDLSKFKTEKEWLGVRGKEIAMVLQDPMTSLNPLKTIGFQICEAIELHQGLKGAEAKAAAVSILEDVGITDAENRIHQYPHEFSGGMRQRVVIAIAIACKPKILICDEPTTALDVTIQAQILKLLKDLKTKYDLTTIYITHDLGVVANVADRIAVMYAGDIVEIGKCEEVFYVPCHPYTWALLSSLPQLGIKGENLYSIKGAPPNLFTHIEGDAFAPRNPRALKIDFVKRPPYFDISPTHKARTWLLDPRSPKVDPPEIIAKLHQGVNEDV
- a CDS encoding LD-carboxypeptidase; amino-acid sequence: MLTPKPLFEGARIALIAPAGPVSPERFGPAVTAVEELGLRPVIFESCRRANGYLAGSDRLRADDINAAFADSEIDGILCIRGGYGAQRLMNLIDWNMIRRHPKFFCGYSDITALHIVLNQQCGFVTYHTPMPSTELYGGVDEYTMNSLKKVLFGEKLGELHNPDNMPMKTLVGGCAKGILTGGNLSLVSSSLGTCYEINTKDRILFLEDVGEEPYRIDGMLNHLKMAGKFKDCAGIILGGFTDCNAEHPEKSLTLGQVFEGLLVPEHKPAIMNVVCGHSLPSMSLPLGKGIEMNSISGKITVLD